In one Zobellia galactanivorans genomic region, the following are encoded:
- a CDS encoding hybrid sensor histidine kinase/response regulator transcription factor: MKLLMNYIFLHLVLFLNNAPVMAQNPIPSTQFTTSNGLAHNGITSVLEDSNGYLWIGTYEGLSLYDGYEFKTIKNTNSQKPLSNNRVRTLFEDKNKNIWIGTDEGLSIYNTSKEEFKEITMDGLSKKNGDSPVIRSFSASSGFVLCATENYGILLFKDDYSFVGTYPLPVQKLKSSIIYNVAKLDPFNYLYTTSVGFFIFNLNTRTFKRILRKHIYACTAIEKIDKNTLLVTLNEGGIALVEFEQNNDSFRFKLIKKAFVKKIFNSCMVDNTNQVWLGLLYNGFMRINNASDLKASAPYETSYFEFETGNIKSSCFYQSSLGDCWFGTFNKGLYQFKSDTSPFKKTDTTIGAPLGFGHNNITSISAIDPKRIYLSSELEGIHLFNTETQKFEHTNFNFTKEERQNSGTVFNDSRKNIWLKIKDIGLCRIPTGRKNYQVVKTDKKTLPTYIHINSYIEDKQGNIWLAGMTGVYKITLNKANEVINIEELNENALFKDSKIGHVRCIYADPLDTNIWIGTHKKGLFRINSEDSLKNAQIQQYKNDVSNSFSLPVNFVSSIIRLPNNELWIGTEGGGICKMTESETGTKFISFTEEHGLSNNVVKSILHDKDQNLWIATNIGLNKLDTKKNTIRKFHSSDGLPFEDFWYSSAYLKNGYMAFSGLNGICYFKPEEIPNCEPLPKFDFGNFKLLNTTIKAGDSINGRVLLDKRLSETENLVLKHNENVFSLELTSLHFANPTNHSIKYRLSPLNKEWIRVPSHQKTISYSGLPPGEYQLQAMVSNSLNEWTKPKQINISIIPPFWKTNLAYATYILLILIVGFIVNRTLMKIQDLNHKVEIEQLKINNVKDANEAKLRFFSNISHEIKTPLTLIAGPTNALIERFNGNPELTDKLNLIKRQLKKIYELIEQVQDFKRADDNLLKMTYSRFDFKDFLEEVIADFRFMAMNDKKSIEVIGGKESLIVVADRDKLEKILNNLLNNAFKYTKTNDKIAVEFTDQDKDLIVSVTDTGIGIDSVDLDHIFERFYQSHKKQNSHLSGSGIGLAFSKRLVEMHYGYIKAESKLGEGTKITMKLPIVKSQSTKDKLSLKEIKLPEEKEIAFHRDQANENAPVQVKVSGKFSESLIFYVEDNLEMRTYVTELLSQYFRVKSFRNGKECLEALKEQWPDIIISDIQMPEMNGLDLCVNIKSNLQTSHIPVILLTALTNIKDHIRGIKDGADAYIKKPFDPQRLITTTEALLTNRKRLSERYQIGIPLTKDNKNSRNDNAFLDKLYSLIEENVDNQNLDLNSLAKKLYLNRTHFYQKVKVLTDQTPYELLKNYRLKKAANLLIHEKLSVQETCELTGFKSTSHFNKLFKEKYGVTPGKYSKQAI, translated from the coding sequence ATGAAGTTATTGATGAATTATATATTTCTTCATTTAGTATTGTTCCTGAACAATGCTCCCGTCATGGCCCAAAACCCAATTCCCTCGACACAGTTTACCACCAGTAACGGATTGGCCCATAATGGCATAACATCCGTATTGGAAGATTCAAACGGATATCTTTGGATAGGCACTTACGAAGGCTTAAGTCTTTATGACGGTTATGAATTCAAGACCATTAAAAACACAAATAGTCAGAAGCCTTTGAGCAATAACCGGGTAAGAACATTATTTGAGGATAAAAACAAAAACATTTGGATCGGTACCGATGAAGGTCTTAGCATCTACAATACTTCAAAAGAAGAATTTAAGGAAATCACAATGGATGGCCTTTCTAAAAAAAATGGCGACAGCCCTGTAATACGGAGCTTCTCGGCAAGTAGCGGTTTTGTTCTTTGTGCCACCGAAAATTATGGTATTTTATTGTTCAAGGACGATTATAGTTTTGTGGGGACCTATCCGCTGCCCGTTCAAAAATTAAAATCATCGATAATTTACAATGTAGCTAAGCTTGACCCTTTCAACTATTTATATACCACTTCTGTAGGTTTCTTCATATTCAACTTAAACACCAGAACTTTCAAAAGAATCTTACGTAAACATATTTACGCATGCACCGCTATAGAAAAAATTGATAAAAACACCTTGCTAGTAACACTTAATGAAGGTGGTATAGCCCTTGTCGAATTTGAGCAAAACAATGACTCCTTTCGCTTTAAACTCATCAAGAAAGCCTTCGTTAAAAAAATTTTCAACAGTTGTATGGTCGACAATACCAATCAAGTTTGGCTAGGACTACTCTATAATGGGTTTATGCGGATAAACAATGCATCAGACCTTAAGGCCAGCGCCCCATACGAGACTTCTTACTTTGAGTTTGAAACAGGAAATATAAAAAGCAGTTGCTTTTATCAATCATCATTAGGGGATTGTTGGTTCGGCACTTTCAACAAGGGACTATACCAATTCAAATCAGACACCTCCCCTTTTAAAAAGACCGATACAACTATAGGCGCCCCCCTTGGTTTTGGACATAACAACATTACTAGTATATCCGCAATAGACCCGAAAAGAATCTACCTTAGTTCAGAACTGGAAGGGATTCACTTGTTCAACACCGAAACCCAAAAATTTGAACACACAAATTTCAATTTCACCAAAGAAGAAAGACAAAACTCGGGAACCGTCTTTAACGATTCGCGAAAGAACATATGGTTAAAGATCAAAGACATCGGTTTGTGCAGAATACCCACGGGCCGTAAAAACTACCAAGTCGTAAAAACCGATAAAAAAACCTTACCCACTTACATCCATATCAATTCCTATATCGAAGACAAACAAGGAAACATATGGCTAGCAGGTATGACCGGGGTATATAAAATAACCTTGAACAAGGCCAACGAAGTTATCAATATCGAGGAACTGAACGAAAACGCCCTGTTTAAGGACAGCAAAATAGGACACGTGCGATGCATATACGCAGACCCATTGGATACCAACATCTGGATCGGAACACATAAAAAAGGATTGTTCAGGATAAACTCCGAAGATTCCTTGAAAAATGCCCAGATACAACAATACAAAAACGATGTTTCCAATAGTTTTTCCCTACCCGTAAACTTTGTGAGTTCGATAATACGTCTACCTAACAACGAACTATGGATCGGGACCGAAGGTGGGGGGATATGCAAAATGACAGAAAGTGAAACGGGAACAAAATTCATATCTTTTACCGAAGAGCATGGCCTATCCAATAATGTAGTAAAAAGCATATTACACGATAAAGACCAGAATCTTTGGATTGCGACGAACATTGGCCTGAATAAGCTTGATACCAAAAAAAACACCATTAGAAAGTTCCATTCATCCGACGGGCTGCCTTTTGAAGATTTCTGGTATTCCAGCGCCTATTTAAAAAATGGCTACATGGCTTTCTCAGGCCTAAACGGCATTTGTTATTTTAAACCCGAAGAAATACCGAACTGCGAACCCTTGCCCAAATTTGACTTTGGAAACTTTAAACTGCTCAACACAACCATCAAGGCGGGTGATTCGATAAACGGAAGGGTACTTTTGGATAAACGGCTGTCCGAAACCGAAAACCTCGTATTAAAACACAATGAAAACGTTTTTTCCTTGGAGCTCACAAGCCTCCACTTTGCCAACCCAACAAACCATAGTATAAAATATAGGCTGTCTCCATTGAACAAAGAGTGGATCAGGGTCCCATCACATCAAAAAACTATTTCCTATAGTGGGTTGCCCCCAGGGGAGTATCAATTACAGGCCATGGTTTCCAATTCTCTAAACGAATGGACCAAACCCAAACAAATCAATATATCTATCATTCCTCCATTTTGGAAAACAAATCTAGCCTATGCCACCTATATTCTGCTTATTCTGATAGTTGGTTTCATCGTAAACCGTACCTTAATGAAGATTCAGGATTTAAACCATAAGGTAGAGATCGAACAACTTAAAATCAACAATGTAAAAGACGCCAACGAGGCCAAATTGCGTTTCTTTTCGAATATTTCACATGAGATAAAAACCCCCTTAACTTTAATAGCCGGACCAACCAACGCACTAATAGAAAGGTTTAACGGAAACCCGGAACTTACCGATAAACTGAACCTAATAAAACGCCAACTAAAAAAAATCTATGAACTTATAGAACAAGTACAAGATTTCAAACGGGCCGATGACAATCTTTTAAAAATGACTTATTCCCGCTTTGATTTTAAGGACTTTCTGGAGGAGGTTATAGCAGACTTCAGGTTTATGGCCATGAACGACAAAAAAAGCATAGAGGTGATAGGCGGTAAAGAATCACTTATTGTAGTCGCTGATCGTGACAAACTAGAGAAAATTTTAAACAACCTACTCAACAATGCATTCAAATACACTAAAACCAATGACAAGATTGCGGTCGAATTTACCGATCAAGACAAAGACCTTATCGTATCGGTTACGGACACGGGCATTGGTATTGACAGTGTAGATTTAGATCATATTTTTGAAAGGTTTTACCAATCGCATAAAAAGCAAAACAGTCACTTAAGTGGATCTGGTATAGGCCTGGCCTTTTCTAAACGACTCGTAGAAATGCACTACGGATACATTAAAGCGGAAAGCAAATTGGGCGAAGGCACTAAAATCACGATGAAACTACCTATTGTAAAAAGTCAATCCACCAAAGATAAACTCTCGTTAAAAGAAATAAAACTCCCTGAAGAAAAAGAAATTGCCTTCCACCGTGACCAGGCAAACGAAAATGCTCCCGTTCAAGTAAAAGTAAGCGGAAAGTTCTCCGAGTCCTTAATTTTTTACGTGGAAGACAATCTAGAAATGAGAACCTATGTAACTGAATTGCTATCGCAATATTTTAGGGTAAAGAGTTTTAGAAACGGAAAAGAGTGTTTAGAGGCCCTGAAAGAGCAGTGGCCCGATATTATAATCAGCGACATACAGATGCCGGAAATGAACGGTCTAGACCTTTGCGTGAACATTAAATCCAATTTGCAGACCAGTCACATTCCGGTAATTCTTTTAACTGCGTTGACCAATATAAAAGACCATATACGTGGTATTAAAGATGGAGCCGATGCCTACATAAAAAAACCTTTTGACCCACAAAGGCTGATTACCACAACCGAAGCCCTATTGACCAACCGTAAGCGCTTAAGCGAAAGGTACCAAATAGGCATTCCATTGACCAAAGACAACAAAAACAGTAGAAACGACAATGCCTTTCTTGATAAACTGTATAGTTTAATCGAAGAAAATGTAGACAATCAAAACCTAGATTTAAACAGTCTGGCCAAAAAGCTCTATCTGAACCGCACCCATTTTTATCAAAAAGTAAAGGTTTTAACCGACCAGACCCCCTATGAACTATTAAAGAATTATCGCCTTAAAAAGGCGGCCAACCTATTGATTCACGAAAAGCTCTCCGTTCAGGAAACCTGTGAACTAACAGGATTTAAGAGCACTTCCCATTTCAATAAACTCTTTAAGGAAAAATATGGCGTCACACCTGGAAAATATTCAAAGCAAGCGATTTAA
- a CDS encoding SusC/RagA family TonB-linked outer membrane protein, protein MKLKQRTSFKKWRGDGTLVLFLLFLCTGMVVHAQEPNTVTGTVIDADEGVPIPGVSVVKKGSAVGVSTDFDGNYSIKAKTGDVLEFSYIGMEARTITVSSPVVNVKMETDVENLDEVVVIGYGSVKKKELTGAVASVKSEDIENIVTQDLGTALQGQVSGVNVVSSGQPGAASEILIRGITSISGSNTPLYVVDGIPQEGDPRIAPGDIESIDILKDASSAAIYGTRGAAGVILITTKQGKQGALSVRLNASYGFQKIASGIDLMNTEEQTYFDLVTARNETGSTDDVTVLTLARSPMGFQNNTDVRDIIIRDNTPFKNYAVNVSGGANDIKYNVSTSLYDMEGILINSDFKRFNTRVNTTYNHGKWGINASVGLSREDQSREPGGIINQVIRYLPTQQGLEALDQDEPLVEIRSTESNRLGWVLNSLNSTDEERVIRTFASFNINYQIVEGLNIWSRIGINETNGYRDKFLGYTPVFTKEGELLTNPANSFAQSSAFQRSSNVWETVLTFKKELADGHHLTMTGGYTREEYGGKDFSAKKYGVLNNDIRVLDNATINPDAQSGNYYTSTILGILGRLQYNYKGRYFISSSVRRDGSSKFGESKRWGLFPSIAASWNVSDEGFWKPLKGVVNNFKLRANKGSLGNNRFGDYAFSAAIANGIDFPFGTGDGILNIGSAQSEFANALVKWETKKETNFGADIGLFKNKVTLSADIYDIENEDMLFPVVLPGSAGGGGNSQIVLNVGNMTNKGLELALAYRGKIGHLNFNMNGTFTTNENKITQINGDNGFLFTNDYGLVSGARPESQVTVLAEGYEAGAFFLRRTNGIADTPEKLEEYQKIDPAAKLGDLIYIDSNEDGTISDADRVYSGSGLPEYEIGYNFNLDYKGFDFSMQWYAALGHEIMNGSKATAYGYGRHKDLIYAWSDSNTSTPIPAFRGDIKSHPNFRGYNDLWLEDGDYLRLKNLTLGYSLPKKIVQKIGVSKLRVYTTAQNLLTFTGYEGYNPEIGGGISARGLDKGNYPISTQYLFGLEFNF, encoded by the coding sequence ATGAAATTAAAACAAAGAACAAGCTTTAAAAAGTGGCGGGGAGATGGTACTCTAGTGCTCTTTTTATTGTTTTTGTGTACCGGCATGGTCGTGCATGCCCAAGAGCCCAATACGGTTACGGGAACGGTTATAGATGCCGATGAGGGGGTGCCGATCCCAGGTGTGTCGGTCGTAAAAAAAGGAAGCGCCGTAGGGGTATCGACCGACTTTGACGGGAACTATTCGATAAAGGCTAAAACAGGCGATGTTTTGGAGTTTAGCTATATAGGAATGGAGGCACGCACCATTACCGTTTCGAGTCCGGTTGTAAATGTGAAAATGGAAACCGATGTTGAAAACCTTGATGAGGTTGTGGTAATCGGCTATGGTAGTGTTAAGAAAAAAGAATTGACAGGGGCCGTGGCAAGTGTAAAATCTGAAGATATAGAGAATATAGTTACCCAAGATTTGGGTACGGCGCTACAAGGGCAGGTTTCAGGGGTCAATGTGGTAAGTTCTGGGCAACCCGGGGCCGCATCTGAAATATTGATAAGGGGAATAACCAGTATTTCAGGATCAAATACCCCCTTGTACGTGGTTGATGGAATTCCACAAGAGGGAGACCCAAGAATAGCTCCCGGTGATATTGAATCCATAGATATCTTGAAAGATGCTTCATCTGCGGCTATTTACGGAACCAGGGGCGCGGCCGGTGTAATTTTGATCACAACGAAGCAAGGCAAACAGGGGGCCTTGTCCGTAAGGTTGAATGCATCCTATGGTTTCCAAAAAATTGCTTCCGGAATTGATTTGATGAATACCGAAGAACAAACCTATTTCGATTTGGTTACTGCTAGAAACGAAACCGGTAGTACCGATGATGTCACCGTATTGACCTTGGCCAGAAGCCCTATGGGATTTCAAAACAATACGGACGTAAGGGATATCATAATTAGGGATAATACTCCATTTAAGAATTATGCGGTCAACGTATCGGGCGGCGCCAACGATATAAAGTATAATGTGTCAACTAGCTTGTATGATATGGAAGGAATACTTATAAATTCAGATTTTAAGAGATTTAACACTAGGGTAAATACCACCTATAACCATGGTAAATGGGGAATCAATGCCAGTGTGGGGTTGAGTAGGGAAGATCAGTCTAGGGAACCAGGGGGTATCATCAACCAGGTCATTAGATACCTTCCTACGCAACAAGGTCTGGAAGCATTGGATCAAGATGAACCCTTGGTGGAAATCAGGTCTACGGAATCCAATAGGTTGGGATGGGTTTTGAATAGTCTGAACAGTACGGATGAAGAAAGGGTCATAAGAACCTTCGCGTCATTTAATATTAACTATCAAATTGTAGAAGGACTTAATATTTGGTCTAGGATCGGAATTAACGAAACTAACGGGTATCGAGATAAGTTTTTGGGCTATACACCGGTGTTTACAAAGGAAGGGGAGCTTTTGACCAATCCCGCCAATAGTTTTGCGCAAAGTAGTGCATTCCAAAGGTCCTCCAATGTGTGGGAGACGGTGCTGACCTTTAAGAAGGAACTGGCCGACGGTCATCACCTGACCATGACGGGCGGGTACACGCGGGAAGAATATGGTGGTAAGGATTTTAGTGCCAAAAAATACGGTGTATTGAACAATGATATTCGGGTTTTGGACAATGCTACCATAAACCCTGACGCACAATCGGGAAATTACTATACTTCCACCATTCTGGGAATTTTAGGAAGATTACAGTACAACTACAAAGGGAGGTACTTTATTAGCTCCAGTGTTCGTAGAGATGGTTCTTCAAAATTCGGAGAGAGTAAGCGCTGGGGGCTTTTTCCTTCAATAGCCGCCTCATGGAATGTATCGGATGAGGGCTTTTGGAAACCCTTAAAAGGCGTTGTCAATAATTTTAAACTTAGGGCCAATAAAGGGTCTTTAGGGAACAATAGGTTTGGGGATTATGCTTTTTCTGCAGCCATTGCAAACGGAATAGACTTTCCATTTGGTACGGGCGATGGTATATTGAATATCGGTTCGGCCCAATCGGAATTTGCCAATGCCCTAGTAAAATGGGAAACGAAAAAAGAAACCAATTTTGGAGCGGATATAGGGCTCTTTAAAAACAAGGTCACACTCTCTGCCGATATATATGATATCGAAAACGAAGATATGTTGTTCCCTGTTGTCTTGCCCGGTTCGGCTGGAGGAGGTGGCAATTCACAGATTGTGCTGAATGTGGGTAATATGACCAATAAAGGACTGGAACTGGCCCTGGCGTATCGAGGTAAAATTGGACACTTGAATTTTAATATGAACGGGACATTCACCACTAATGAAAACAAGATTACCCAAATAAATGGCGACAATGGTTTCTTGTTTACCAACGATTATGGTTTGGTTAGCGGGGCAAGACCGGAATCTCAGGTTACCGTATTGGCGGAGGGGTATGAGGCCGGCGCTTTTTTCTTACGAAGAACCAACGGTATTGCCGATACTCCCGAAAAATTGGAAGAATACCAAAAAATCGATCCAGCGGCAAAATTGGGAGACCTTATATATATTGATTCGAACGAAGATGGAACTATATCGGATGCAGATAGGGTATATAGTGGCAGTGGTTTGCCGGAGTATGAAATCGGATATAACTTTAATTTAGACTATAAAGGCTTTGATTTTTCCATGCAATGGTATGCCGCCTTGGGGCATGAAATCATGAATGGTTCTAAAGCTACGGCCTATGGCTATGGAAGACATAAAGACCTGATCTACGCTTGGTCCGACTCCAATACGTCGACCCCTATCCCAGCTTTTAGGGGAGATATAAAATCACATCCCAACTTTAGGGGGTATAACGATCTATGGCTGGAAGATGGAGATTATTTAAGGCTTAAGAACTTGACTTTGGGGTATAGTCTACCAAAAAAAATCGTACAAAAAATAGGCGTAAGCAAATTAAGGGTTTACACAACTGCCCAAAATTTATTGACTTTCACTGGGTATGAGGGCTACAACCCCGAAATAGGAGGCGGGATTAGTGCAAGAGGGTTGGATAAGGGGAACTACCCAATATCAACCCAATATTTATTTGGACTGGAATTTAATTTTTAA
- a CDS encoding RagB/SusD family nutrient uptake outer membrane protein — translation MIRITKKYFFSILFLALSLGSCDDDILNQTDPNRISTDSFWKNLDDTNSTLTATYATLFDHYILCLVEESWRSDMGWPGFGRPTPGDGQGRTYYYKTYTNSDNSIQKKWEGLYQGISRANQTISGLESLKGTVNEDEWTLQMAQARFFRGLFHFYLHTSFNEGNVILRDKVPVTQEDFNKGVSPSGEVLDFFRADLEYAYKNLPAKYENLSADQGRVTAGTAATILGTSFLYEEEYTKALDLFNDVIDNPEYGYRLVDPEVLFTIEGEFNSESIFEIPYNVIHRPELNQWDELSQTNRYGFLFSGVTTSMPAWIQYRYKTEPMDPLDERNYYVDAIEGRKLRNVPLRASQMVTLVEDEQTLYYLDDNVSENMKKGARGWGFGHSKKYSNHDHLKSEDDNPKGSWNSGKNVIVNRLAEVYLMRAECHIQMGNLSEALNDINTIRKRWGLQLLGPVKDGGHTFDGLMYTAQTLMDHLMYVEKPLELSNEGHSIRWADLRRWGIIKSNFDRLASEVYYAVPYNFTRLDGTKGWNDASVIMGPEPAEFELLVDFEYDLTAENYNPELHDYLPIPLSEVTSNSSID, via the coding sequence ATGATACGAATTACTAAAAAATACTTTTTTTCAATTTTATTTCTGGCATTGTCACTTGGTTCGTGCGATGACGATATTTTAAATCAAACTGACCCAAATAGAATTTCCACCGATAGCTTCTGGAAAAATTTAGACGATACAAATAGTACGCTAACCGCCACGTACGCTACATTATTCGATCATTATATACTTTGCTTGGTGGAAGAATCATGGCGTTCTGATATGGGGTGGCCTGGATTTGGGAGGCCAACACCAGGTGACGGACAGGGGAGAACCTATTATTATAAAACATATACCAATAGTGATAATTCCATACAAAAGAAATGGGAGGGACTGTACCAAGGGATATCTAGGGCGAACCAGACAATTAGCGGTCTTGAAAGTTTAAAGGGAACGGTCAATGAAGACGAATGGACATTGCAAATGGCCCAAGCCCGTTTCTTTAGAGGTTTGTTCCATTTCTATTTGCATACTTCCTTTAATGAAGGGAATGTGATTTTAAGGGACAAGGTTCCCGTAACCCAAGAAGATTTCAATAAAGGGGTTTCGCCCTCTGGCGAAGTCTTAGACTTTTTTAGGGCCGATTTAGAATATGCATACAAAAATCTACCGGCTAAGTATGAAAACCTTAGTGCTGACCAAGGCCGGGTAACCGCAGGAACGGCCGCTACTATATTAGGAACAAGTTTTCTCTATGAAGAAGAGTATACAAAGGCACTTGATTTATTTAACGATGTCATTGACAATCCCGAGTATGGATATAGACTCGTAGATCCGGAAGTCCTCTTTACAATTGAAGGAGAGTTTAATTCGGAATCTATTTTCGAGATTCCCTATAATGTTATTCATAGGCCAGAGCTGAACCAATGGGATGAGTTGAGTCAAACAAACAGGTATGGTTTTCTCTTTTCGGGTGTTACCACGTCTATGCCGGCTTGGATCCAATACCGATACAAGACGGAACCTATGGATCCATTGGACGAAAGAAATTATTATGTCGATGCGATAGAGGGACGAAAATTACGCAATGTTCCTTTAAGGGCTTCACAAATGGTAACCTTGGTCGAAGATGAGCAAACCCTGTATTATTTAGACGATAATGTTAGCGAAAACATGAAAAAAGGAGCAAGGGGCTGGGGTTTCGGACATTCTAAAAAATACAGTAACCACGATCATCTAAAAAGTGAAGATGATAACCCGAAAGGTTCATGGAATTCAGGAAAGAACGTCATTGTTAATAGATTGGCGGAAGTGTACCTCATGCGTGCTGAGTGCCATATTCAAATGGGTAATCTTTCCGAGGCCTTGAACGATATAAACACAATTAGAAAAAGATGGGGGCTACAGCTATTAGGTCCTGTTAAAGACGGCGGTCATACCTTTGACGGCCTTATGTACACCGCACAAACCTTAATGGATCATTTAATGTACGTGGAAAAACCCCTGGAATTGTCAAATGAGGGGCATTCCATTCGATGGGCCGACCTAAGAAGGTGGGGCATTATAAAATCGAATTTTGATAGATTGGCAAGTGAAGTCTATTATGCCGTGCCTTATAATTTTACAAGATTGGACGGTACCAAAGGGTGGAACGACGCATCTGTGATTATGGGTCCTGAACCGGCCGAATTTGAATTGTTGGTCGATTTTGAATACGATTTGACAGCCGAGAATTATAATCCCGAATTACACGATTATTTGCCTATTCCTCTGAGTGAAGTAACCAGCAATTCAAGTATTGACTAA